The Flammeovirga agarivorans genomic interval CGGTGAACCGCTCCACAGGCCATGGATGAAGAACCCGAACCCTTGGTAGCCATGCGGCTGCCAGTTTGTTTGCTTTCGTCCAGGTCGTATCATCCTTCTGGCTCCTGCGCCTGAGCGCCCGGCGCCAGAGGTTTGTTACGTGTGTCCTGAACTTCTGCATGGTGGGGAAGTTGCCCGGTACCGAGTGATAGTTCAGGTATCCCTGAACCACTCTCCTGAGCCATTTTCCCTGTTCGGGGATTGAGTAATGCCAGCGCCTTCGCAGACCGTCTTTGATGGCTTTCAGAGTTGCCGTCATCCGATCCCGGCGGGTCTTTCGTATCAGCATGAACCTGCCGTTGCGATCTTTCCCGCTGATGTGCGTGAACCCGAGGAAGTTGAACGTTTCTGGTTTGCCTTTTCCCCTGATGGCACGGTTTTCGGCAGCGAAGCGGCCGAACTCCATCA includes:
- a CDS encoding reverse transcriptase domain-containing protein, which produces EWLIRFTEHRIGDRRGIRLIRKWLTAGTSEEGQWRATEEGTPQGAVISPLLANIYLHYVFDLWAHQWRRRYATGNVVMVRYADDIVIGFDKRYDARRFRIAMQRRLREFGLTVHPEKTRLMEFGRFAAENRAIRGKGKPETFNFLGFTHISGKDRNGRFMLIRKTRRDRMTATLKAIKDGLRRRWHYSIPEQGKWLRRVVQGYLNYHSVPGNFPTMQKFRTHVTNLWRRALRRRSQKDDTTWTKANKLAAAWLPRVRVLHPWPVERFTARHPRQEPGA